In Flammeovirgaceae bacterium 311, one DNA window encodes the following:
- a CDS encoding glutathione synthetase (COG0189 Glutathione synthase/Ribosomal protein S6 modification enzyme (glutaminyl transferase)): MKILFVLDDVATEYERNTTVLMAHHMHNKGHEVFLTDVRAMAYHADGHMGAHAHIASKKSYKTQEEYMQDIIGDIKKKADSVTVSATDLDVIFVRNDPSKQQGQQWAQTAGAVFGQVATQEGVIVLNDPFTLSDSVNKMYFQQFPEDVRPRTVISRDPKEIKDFYQQQKKRGVVMKPLQGSGGQGVFLVNEKNEANLNSMIEANLRDGYIIVQEYLPEAAEGDIRLFMLNGQIFESEGKVAAMHRFNDSGDARSNVSAGGKIKKAKMTAEVRELAEKVRPKLVQDGVFLCGLDIAGKKLMETNIFSPGGLTDINIMLEYNFAAPLTEAIERKVEYRRVYGNRLSNKLLNTL, translated from the coding sequence ATGAAAATACTTTTCGTTCTAGACGATGTTGCTACCGAGTACGAGCGCAACACCACAGTTCTTATGGCTCATCATATGCATAATAAGGGGCATGAAGTGTTCCTGACAGATGTTCGTGCCATGGCTTACCATGCCGATGGCCATATGGGGGCTCATGCACATATAGCTTCAAAGAAGAGTTATAAAACTCAGGAAGAATATATGCAGGACATCATCGGAGACATCAAGAAAAAAGCAGACTCGGTAACAGTTTCTGCAACTGATCTTGATGTGATATTTGTTCGAAACGATCCATCAAAACAGCAGGGTCAGCAATGGGCCCAAACGGCAGGAGCCGTATTTGGTCAGGTTGCCACCCAGGAAGGTGTGATTGTGCTGAACGATCCTTTTACGCTCTCCGATAGCGTAAATAAAATGTACTTCCAGCAGTTCCCGGAAGATGTACGCCCCAGAACTGTTATCTCCCGCGATCCTAAAGAGATTAAAGATTTTTATCAGCAGCAGAAGAAAAGGGGCGTTGTGATGAAGCCGCTGCAGGGTTCCGGCGGACAGGGTGTTTTTCTGGTGAATGAAAAAAACGAGGCCAACCTTAATTCCATGATAGAAGCCAACCTGCGCGATGGTTATATTATTGTGCAGGAGTATTTGCCAGAGGCTGCAGAAGGCGATATACGGCTGTTTATGCTAAACGGGCAAATCTTTGAATCGGAAGGAAAAGTGGCTGCCATGCACCGTTTCAATGATTCCGGAGATGCGCGCAGCAATGTGTCTGCAGGTGGCAAAATAAAGAAGGCAAAAATGACTGCAGAGGTTCGTGAGCTGGCCGAAAAAGTGCGCCCAAAGCTGGTACAGGATGGTGTATTTCTATGCGGGCTGGATATTGCAGGAAAAAAGCTCATGGAAACCAACATTTTTAGCCCCGGCGGACTTACAGATATAAACATAATGCTTGAATATAATTTTGCTGCACCGCTCACTGAAGCCATCGAACGTAAGGTGGAGTACCGGCGGGTGTATGGCAACCGCTTATCAAATAAACTACTGAATACACTCTAA